GGATTATCTAATTCTTTGCGCAATTTTTCTAAGGTAAAAGTTGTTTTTAAGTAGGTATCAATATTTTCTGGTTTATTTTGTGCTCTAAATGTTTCATCAAATGTTTTATAGCTTATTTCTAATAATGGTTCTAAATCCGTTATTGTGCATAAACGTATCATTATTTTTCCTCCAACAATTAATAATTTCTTTTATTTCCTTTTTTTACATATAGCCAGTCATCAGCAATGTTATTTTTTACTTTTTTAAGTGCTAGTGAGAGCGCACTTATTTCTGACTCATTAAACCCTTTTAAGGCAATTGAATTGGAATGTTCATTTTCGCGAATAATTAGGGGATATAACTCCTGTCCATATTCGGTTGGAAATAGTAATTTATTTTTTTTATTGTTTTTATCAGCTTTTTTTATAATAAGTCCGTTTTTTTCTAAATTTTTAATGGCTCTAGAAGCAGTTGTCCGATCGATTTTTAGAATATCGACTAATTTTTCTTGAATAATACCGGGATTTTCACAAATTCTAACTAAATAAACAAATTGCCCTTTAGATAGATTTAATTCTTTAAATTCTATATTGCTAATCGAGTCTAGCGCGCGAGCAATAACCCCTATATCTCTTAAAATATCTTTCATTGCGAACCTCCTTTTTATTGCATTTACAACAAAACGAGTATAACACATTAGGGGAGTGAAAGGAAGTAGCTATAATAAAATGACGGTTTAGAAGTAAATAAAGTTAATTTGCCAAAAGGATAATCCTACTTAAAATACGCCCCTAAAGTCCAAGTGGAAGATACTGGCTTTAGGGGCGTAGATATAATGAAAATATATTTAGTTGATTAAATCGAGTGCTATTTTTTTAAACTTCTCACTGTTTATTGTCTCGTAATCTGTAATCTTAATTACTGTAAGCGGGATGTTTATAGCCTTTTTAGATTGATTCTCATTACTCTATTCTTTATCTTTTAAATGATGTCCTTCAATATCGAGTGAAGGGAGAACTTTATCTAGCCATTTTGGCATATACCATGTAGCTTTTCCAAAGAGTTTAGAGATGGCTGGAATGATTGTTAGACGAACAATAAATGCATCAAACAATACACCAAAGCCAAGTGCGATACCAATGGATTTAATCATAGGATCTGGCACAAAAACGAAACTGATGAAAACAGAGAACATGATTAACGCTGCTGCAATAATAACTGGACCACTTTCTCGTAAACCAGTTTTGATGGAGTGGGTATTGTCTTTCGTTAGGGTGTATTCTTCATGAACACGTGACATTAGGAATACCTCATAATCCATCGCTAGTCCAAATAAAATTCCAGTTGCGATAACAGGCAGGAAGGCGAGAACTGGTCCGGTTGTGCTGATACCGAATAAATTACTAAATACTCCTTCTTGCATGATTAAAGTGGTGAAGCCAAGTGTTGCCGTTAGAGAAAGTACAAAGCCAAGAACTGCAGTCAAAGGGATCAGTAGTGAACGGAACACAACTGTCAATAAAATGAATGCTAACACAACGATAACACTTGCGAAAACTGGAATTGCATCGTTTAGTTTTTGTGACATATCTATATTAATTGCGCTTTGACCAGTGACTTCTAAATTAATATTATATTTACTGTCTGTAGTTTTTGCGTAGCTTCTGAGATCGTGAACGAGTTGCGTTGTTTTATTATTTGTAGGACCAGTCTTTGGAATAACGCTAATTAGTGCGTAGTTACCAGATTCACTAGGCATTGGCGGTGTGATGATTGCTACATCTTTTATACCAGAGATATGATTAGCAACTTCCGTTAAATGAGCCGCGCTATTATCCGCTCTAATATCTGCTAAAATAACTAATGGTCCATTAAAGCCTTCACCAAATTTATCAGATAAAATATCATATGCTTTTTTCTCCGTGGAATCTTTTGGTTTGGAGCCATTATCAGGAATTCCAAGTTCCATTGAGCCAAATGGTATGCTTAGTCCACCAAGTAAAACAACTGCAAGTAAAAATGCGATAAGTGGCTTTCCAACAACGAATTTCGTCCAAATATTTTCATCTTTTTTA
The nucleotide sequence above comes from Listeria ivanovii subsp. londoniensis. Encoded proteins:
- a CDS encoding MarR family winged helix-turn-helix transcriptional regulator, producing MKDILRDIGVIARALDSISNIEFKELNLSKGQFVYLVRICENPGIIQEKLVDILKIDRTTASRAIKNLEKNGLIIKKADKNNKKNKLLFPTEYGQELYPLIIRENEHSNSIALKGFNESEISALSLALKKVKNNIADDWLYVKKGNKRNY
- a CDS encoding MMPL family transporter, translated to MANLLYKLGQTFAKHKWKTIFSWFVILGIIVTVLAIKGVNFTDDIKMNGLKSLDTSNKIEEEFKQDSQKGSIRVVFKSKQKQGILTPESQAAITEVLTEIEKNDPKIDAIANPYEAKTISPDMTTAFADISYSINALAVNEESINKVKDSLQAMDDKNLQTELTGNVMITPMDIGGSSEAIGIVVALVILIIAFGSVIAAGLPIITAILSLGTSIGIIAIISSYFEMPNVTLTLAVMIGLAVAIDYALFILFKYRQIIRTEKNHIKAVGLATGTAGSAVIFAGITVIIAVCGLSLVGIDFLTVMGLASALSVLFAVLSALVLIPAFIGIFHNKIKPQKDKKNKKDENIWTKFVVGKPLIAFLLAVVLLGGLSIPFGSMELGIPDNGSKPKDSTEKKAYDILSDKFGEGFNGPLVILADIRADNSAAHLTEVANHISGIKDVAIITPPMPSESGNYALISVIPKTGPTNNKTTQLVHDLRSYAKTTDSKYNINLEVTGQSAINIDMSQKLNDAIPVFASVIVVLAFILLTVVFRSLLIPLTAVLGFVLSLTATLGFTTLIMQEGVFSNLFGISTTGPVLAFLPVIATGILFGLAMDYEVFLMSRVHEEYTLTKDNTHSIKTGLRESGPVIIAAALIMFSVFISFVFVPDPMIKSIGIALGFGVLFDAFIVRLTIIPAISKLFGKATWYMPKWLDKVLPSLDIEGHHLKDKE